One part of the Sphingobacterium sp. LZ7M1 genome encodes these proteins:
- a CDS encoding neutral zinc metallopeptidase, with the protein MKWQGGRRGGNIEDRRGMSGGQKMTLGGIGGVIVLIIGFLMGGDPNDLLNQMQGSGQQGTVNEQGEYQSTPEEDKLMDFADVVLASTDDVWGKIFQENGKSYPKPTMVVYTEGTETGGCGVGRSAYGPFYCPGDQKVYLDLSFNRELSQKYGAKGEFALAYVIAHEVGHHIQNIFGVLSQTNAMRAKLSERENNKISVMTELQADFYAGVWAHHLNKSTDVEITYDDIVEGMRAAAAVGDDHIQEQAYGQSNPESFTHGSSEQRMYWFKKGYDTGDINAGNTFEDPSLQ; encoded by the coding sequence ATGAAATGGCAAGGCGGCCGCCGCGGCGGAAATATCGAAGATCGTAGAGGGATGTCCGGTGGACAGAAAATGACTCTTGGGGGAATAGGAGGTGTTATCGTTTTGATTATCGGCTTCTTAATGGGCGGTGATCCTAATGATTTGTTGAACCAGATGCAAGGATCAGGGCAACAAGGGACAGTCAATGAACAAGGTGAATATCAATCTACGCCTGAAGAAGATAAATTAATGGATTTTGCTGATGTAGTTTTGGCCAGTACTGATGATGTATGGGGCAAGATTTTTCAGGAAAATGGAAAATCATATCCCAAACCAACCATGGTGGTGTACACCGAAGGTACCGAAACTGGTGGTTGTGGTGTTGGTCGATCAGCTTATGGACCTTTTTACTGTCCTGGTGACCAAAAAGTATATCTTGACCTCAGCTTTAACCGTGAATTATCTCAAAAATATGGTGCAAAAGGTGAATTTGCTTTAGCTTATGTTATTGCGCATGAGGTAGGTCATCATATCCAAAATATTTTTGGAGTTCTATCGCAAACCAATGCCATGCGAGCAAAATTGAGCGAACGTGAAAACAATAAAATCTCGGTGATGACCGAACTGCAAGCTGATTTCTATGCTGGGGTATGGGCACATCACTTAAATAAATCTACCGATGTAGAGATCACTTATGATGATATCGTTGAAGGAATGCGTGCAGCAGCAGCTGTAGGTGATGACCATATCCAAGAACAAGCGTATGGACAATCTAATCCAGAATCATTTACACACGGTTCATCAGAACAACGTATGTACTGGTTCAAAAAAGGATATGATACCGGCGATATCAATGCTGGTAACACCTTTGAAGATCCAAGCTTGCAATAA
- a CDS encoding histidine phosphatase family protein: MKKTFYFIRHGQTDLNLKGIVQGRGVDSPLNDNGFKQAQAFYDAYKNIPFDKIYTSTLLRTHQTVSPFLKDGVPMEQLMGLDEISWGIYEGQEQTEDILSGFDKVVTSWKNNDLDLAIENGESPNALVFRQKEAVDYMLEQEDEETILVCMHGRAMRIMLCHLTEVPVCKMDDFPHTNTALYKLEYENNSFSIVDYYNTKHLEGLLNE; this comes from the coding sequence TTGAAGAAAACATTTTATTTTATACGTCACGGTCAAACCGATTTAAATTTAAAAGGTATTGTGCAAGGTAGAGGAGTGGACAGTCCATTGAATGACAATGGATTTAAGCAGGCCCAAGCCTTCTACGATGCATATAAAAATATCCCTTTTGACAAGATTTATACCTCAACCTTATTGAGAACCCACCAAACGGTTTCTCCTTTCCTTAAAGACGGTGTTCCAATGGAACAATTGATGGGCTTGGATGAGATCAGTTGGGGAATCTATGAAGGGCAGGAGCAGACTGAAGATATCCTGTCGGGATTTGATAAAGTGGTTACCTCTTGGAAAAACAATGATCTGGATCTTGCTATTGAAAACGGGGAATCTCCAAATGCCCTTGTCTTTAGACAGAAAGAAGCCGTTGATTACATGTTGGAGCAAGAAGACGAAGAAACGATTTTGGTCTGTATGCACGGTCGTGCCATGCGGATAATGCTCTGTCACCTGACTGAGGTACCTGTATGTAAAATGGATGACTTTCCGCACACTAATACCGCTCTATATAAATTAGAGTATGAAAACAACAGTTTTTCTATTGTTGATTATTACAACACAAAACATTTAGAAGGTTTGTTAAATGAATAA
- a CDS encoding thioredoxin domain-containing protein, translating into MKKLLFTALIGLACLQVNAQEKIDAKKMEEVIAKPQTQLLDVRTAAEYAGGHIPNSVNVDWNEKENFKESIKTLDKNEPVYVYCLGGGRSKQAAALLTENGFKVYDYSGGMMDWRSAEKPEIKPDNAKESKGLSTEDFDKIINSSDLVLVNFSAVWCAPCQELKPTIEKIEKEQAGKVKVVRIDADQNKELMKVLNVRGIPQLLLFKKGEEAWNKSGVATEDEILAQIKKAK; encoded by the coding sequence ATGAAAAAATTATTATTCACCGCATTGATTGGGCTTGCCTGTTTACAGGTAAATGCGCAAGAAAAAATTGATGCAAAAAAAATGGAAGAGGTCATAGCAAAACCTCAAACCCAATTATTGGATGTGCGCACTGCTGCTGAATATGCCGGCGGACATATTCCAAATTCAGTAAATGTGGATTGGAACGAAAAAGAAAACTTCAAGGAGTCCATCAAAACGTTAGACAAAAATGAACCTGTTTATGTGTATTGCCTAGGTGGTGGAAGAAGCAAACAAGCTGCGGCATTACTGACTGAAAATGGTTTTAAGGTATATGACTATTCAGGTGGCATGATGGATTGGAGAAGTGCAGAAAAACCTGAGATTAAACCTGACAACGCTAAGGAAAGCAAAGGCTTAAGCACTGAAGATTTTGATAAGATCATCAATTCATCTGATCTGGTTTTGGTTAATTTTTCTGCTGTATGGTGCGCTCCTTGCCAGGAGTTGAAACCTACCATTGAAAAGATTGAAAAGGAACAGGCCGGAAAAGTTAAGGTGGTGAGGATAGATGCAGACCAGAACAAGGAACTGATGAAAGTTTTAAATGTCCGTGGCATCCCTCAACTATTACTTTTCAAAAAAGGTGAAGAAGCTTGGAATAAATCAGGCGTTGCAACCGAAGACGAAATACTAGCACAGATCAAAAAAGCGAAATAA
- a CDS encoding menaquinone biosynthetic enzyme MqnA/MqnD family protein — MNKIRISAVSYTNTLPFLQGIRNSDVMNDIELSVDYPSECARKVIADESDMGIIPTAALTDLKEYHYIGDYCIGSTDYVDSVFIFSTKPIEEINTLLLDKQSRTSNGLARILLKHYWKRDVEIVTEGAADAYVLIGDRTFGKKEQVPYAYDMGHYWKELTGLPFAYAVWVSNKKLPDSFEEKFNAALADGVSRPDDVIPGLPIFPNFDYHKYLNENLNYHLDDDKKKAIEQYLKWYKEL, encoded by the coding sequence ATGAATAAGATTAGAATATCTGCAGTTTCTTATACCAATACATTGCCCTTTTTGCAAGGAATAAGAAATTCAGATGTAATGAACGATATTGAGCTTTCTGTAGATTATCCGTCAGAATGTGCTCGTAAGGTTATTGCCGACGAATCTGATATGGGTATTATTCCCACTGCCGCCTTAACCGACCTAAAGGAATACCATTATATCGGTGATTACTGTATTGGTTCAACCGATTATGTTGATTCAGTTTTTATCTTCTCCACGAAACCTATTGAGGAAATCAATACCCTGCTATTGGATAAGCAATCAAGGACCTCAAATGGTCTCGCTAGGATCCTCTTGAAGCATTACTGGAAGAGAGATGTGGAAATTGTCACGGAAGGAGCGGCTGATGCCTATGTATTGATCGGTGACAGAACCTTTGGTAAAAAAGAGCAGGTTCCATATGCCTATGATATGGGGCATTATTGGAAAGAGTTGACAGGCTTGCCATTCGCATACGCCGTCTGGGTGTCGAATAAGAAATTACCTGATAGTTTTGAGGAAAAATTCAACGCTGCATTAGCTGATGGAGTTTCAAGACCCGATGATGTCATTCCTGGTTTGCCAATTTTCCCCAATTTTGATTATCATAAATATCTAAATGAAAATTTGAATTACCATTTGGATGATGACAAGAAAAAAGCCATTGAACAGTATTTGAAATGGTATAAAGAACTATAA
- a CDS encoding alkylphosphonate utilization protein, which produces MLLDDLKNRSESQCELCRSSENLDIYEVPPASNPSLDNSILICSVCRAQIEKTEQIDPEHWKVLGDTMWSEHLPVQVVAWRMLSRLRNEAWAANNLDILYLDDETLEWAKKTGDHEAEATVEFHQDSNGTRLFEGDTVVLIKTLDVKGSSISAKLGTVVKNIRLVPDNTEQIEGKIEGQTIVILTKYLRKG; this is translated from the coding sequence ATGTTATTAGACGATCTGAAAAATAGAAGTGAGAGTCAATGCGAATTATGTCGCTCATCCGAAAACCTGGACATTTACGAAGTCCCTCCTGCTTCCAACCCTTCTTTAGATAACAGCATTTTGATATGTTCTGTTTGCAGAGCACAGATAGAAAAAACCGAACAGATTGATCCGGAACACTGGAAAGTCCTTGGAGATACCATGTGGTCAGAGCATTTGCCAGTTCAAGTTGTGGCTTGGAGAATGTTGAGCAGATTGAGAAATGAAGCCTGGGCAGCCAATAATTTAGATATCCTTTATTTAGATGATGAAACCCTAGAATGGGCTAAGAAAACTGGAGACCATGAAGCTGAAGCAACCGTAGAATTTCATCAGGATTCAAATGGCACCCGTTTGTTTGAAGGTGATACCGTGGTGCTTATCAAGACATTGGACGTAAAAGGTTCAAGCATTTCAGCGAAATTGGGTACCGTAGTTAAGAATATTAGACTTGTTCCTGACAATACCGAACAGATTGAAGGTAAGATTGAAGGGCAAACAATCGTTATATTAACAAAGTACCTGCGTAAAGGCTAA
- a CDS encoding ABC transporter ATP-binding protein, with the protein MKTYFRLLSFAKPIEKYAIPYIICTLIMVVFSTLNLALLAPLLHTLFNSQDAVIEPIAKPEGFDVMGYFNYFAYDLNYRLGPYNALKYVCIVIVASVFISNLFRYLSQRIMENLRIHTLLNLRKSVFNNVMNLHLGYFSNQRKGDIISKIASDVQVVQFSVTGTLQVAFKEPLQLIAYLVMLFLISAKLTVFSLLVIPVSAFFISKIVKTLKHQAQQGQKIYANMITLLEEALSGIKIIKSFNAVEFIKGRFNWENDEYAKINRRMVRRQQMGSPVSELLGVAMVAVILLYGGHLVLSGQGDLEASEFIAYIAIFSQVMRPAKALTDAFSNIHNGIAAGERVLQLIDEKNQVADKPNALDIERFDSKIEFNNVFFAYEETQVLQDINLTINKGETVALVGPSGGGKSTLVDLIPRFMDATQGAILIDGIDVRDLKQDSLRRIIGVVNQESILFNDTIFNNIAFANAEATEEQVIQAAKIANAHDFIMGTEAGYQTNIGDRGSKLSGGQRQRICIARAVLKNPPIMLLDEATSALDTESERLVQDSLYKLMENRTTVVIAHRLSTIQNADKIIVLEAGRIVEVGSHLNLIAQNGLYKRLIDMQQFVEA; encoded by the coding sequence ATGAAGACATACTTTAGACTGCTCTCGTTCGCGAAACCCATAGAAAAATATGCTATTCCTTATATCATATGTACTTTGATAATGGTGGTGTTCAGCACCTTGAATTTAGCATTATTAGCACCGCTATTACATACTTTATTTAATTCCCAAGATGCCGTAATCGAACCTATTGCCAAGCCTGAAGGCTTTGATGTGATGGGTTATTTCAATTACTTTGCCTATGACCTTAACTACCGTTTAGGTCCATACAATGCCTTGAAATATGTCTGTATCGTCATAGTAGCTTCTGTATTTATCAGTAATCTTTTCAGGTACCTTTCTCAAAGGATTATGGAGAACCTTAGGATACATACCTTGTTAAATCTGAGAAAATCGGTTTTTAACAATGTCATGAACCTTCACCTTGGTTATTTTTCCAATCAACGCAAAGGTGACATCATTTCCAAGATTGCTTCCGATGTACAGGTAGTTCAGTTCTCCGTTACGGGAACTTTACAGGTTGCTTTCAAGGAGCCCTTGCAATTGATTGCTTATTTGGTCATGCTGTTCCTGATTTCTGCAAAACTGACGGTTTTTTCTTTATTGGTCATTCCGGTATCGGCCTTTTTTATTTCCAAGATCGTTAAAACCCTAAAGCATCAGGCCCAACAGGGGCAAAAGATCTATGCCAATATGATTACCTTATTGGAAGAAGCTTTGTCCGGTATAAAAATCATTAAATCATTCAATGCTGTTGAATTCATTAAAGGAAGGTTCAATTGGGAGAATGATGAATATGCAAAGATTAACCGTAGGATGGTACGCCGTCAACAGATGGGATCTCCAGTATCCGAATTGTTGGGCGTGGCTATGGTCGCGGTAATCTTGCTTTACGGCGGACACCTTGTTTTAAGTGGTCAAGGTGATCTGGAAGCCTCTGAATTCATCGCTTATATTGCCATTTTCTCTCAAGTGATGCGCCCAGCAAAAGCACTGACCGATGCATTTAGCAATATTCATAACGGTATTGCTGCGGGTGAACGTGTATTGCAGCTTATCGATGAGAAAAATCAAGTAGCAGATAAACCGAATGCCTTGGATATCGAACGTTTTGATAGCAAGATTGAATTCAATAATGTCTTCTTCGCTTATGAGGAAACACAAGTCTTGCAAGATATTAACCTAACCATCAATAAGGGTGAAACTGTAGCGCTCGTGGGACCTTCGGGTGGAGGGAAATCAACTTTGGTAGATTTAATCCCTCGATTTATGGATGCTACGCAGGGGGCAATATTGATAGACGGGATCGATGTCAGGGATCTAAAACAAGATTCCCTAAGAAGAATAATCGGTGTGGTTAATCAAGAGTCGATCTTGTTCAATGATACGATATTCAATAATATAGCTTTTGCGAATGCAGAAGCAACGGAAGAGCAGGTAATCCAAGCAGCGAAGATTGCCAATGCTCATGATTTCATCATGGGTACCGAAGCAGGCTACCAAACCAATATCGGTGACCGTGGATCCAAGCTTTCCGGTGGACAGCGTCAGCGTATCTGTATTGCCAGAGCAGTTTTGAAAAATCCTCCAATCATGTTATTGGATGAGGCAACTTCTGCGTTAGATACCGAGTCTGAACGTCTTGTGCAGGATTCCCTGTACAAACTTATGGAGAATAGGACCACCGTTGTTATTGCGCACCGTTTGAGTACCATTCAAAATGCAGATAAAATTATCGTCTTGGAAGCTGGTCGAATTGTTGAAGTCGGTTCGCATTTGAACTTGATCGCTCAAAATGGTCTTTACAAACGCCTGATTGATATGCAACAATTTGTAGAAGCTTAG
- the fabG gene encoding 3-oxoacyl-[acyl-carrier-protein] reductase, translating to MKLLAGKTALITGASKGIGRKIAEVFAQNGANVAFTYLSSVEKGQALEKELEQFGTKVKGYRSDASKFDEADKLINDIVADFGTLDIVVNNAGITKDGLLMRMTEENWDDVININLKSIFNVSKAASKVMMKNRKGSIINMSSVVGVQGNAGQANYAASKAGIIGFSKSLAKELGSRNIRTNVVAPGFIRTEMTDVLDPKVVEGWEANIPLKRAGEPEDVANACLFLASDLSSYITGQVIPVCGGML from the coding sequence ATGAAATTGTTAGCCGGAAAAACAGCCTTGATTACTGGGGCATCCAAAGGGATCGGTAGAAAAATTGCTGAAGTATTTGCCCAAAATGGAGCGAACGTTGCTTTCACCTACCTTTCTTCGGTAGAAAAAGGCCAAGCCCTAGAAAAAGAACTTGAACAATTCGGAACAAAAGTAAAAGGATACCGTTCTGACGCTTCTAAATTTGATGAAGCTGATAAATTAATCAATGATATCGTTGCTGATTTTGGAACCCTTGATATCGTCGTTAACAATGCCGGAATCACTAAAGATGGTCTATTGATGCGTATGACAGAGGAAAACTGGGACGATGTAATCAACATCAACCTGAAATCAATCTTCAACGTTTCTAAAGCTGCTTCCAAGGTGATGATGAAAAACCGCAAAGGTAGCATCATCAACATGAGTTCTGTAGTAGGTGTACAAGGAAATGCTGGACAAGCTAACTATGCAGCTTCTAAAGCAGGTATCATCGGTTTTTCTAAATCCCTTGCTAAAGAGCTGGGATCAAGAAACATCCGTACCAACGTAGTGGCTCCTGGATTTATCCGCACTGAAATGACTGATGTATTGGACCCTAAGGTTGTTGAAGGTTGGGAAGCTAATATCCCATTAAAACGTGCTGGTGAACCTGAAGATGTTGCCAATGCCTGTTTGTTCCTAGCTTCAGACCTCTCTTCCTATATCACTGGACAGGTGATCCCTGTTTGTGGAGGAATGTTATAA
- the mqnE gene encoding aminofutalosine synthase MqnE — MEATEKLSFLLNDKSLSNELKLIAEKVLNSERITFEEGVYLYENAELGYLGVLANYIREKKHGDYTYFNRNFHIEPTNVCVYDCKFCSYSRLIKNRTEGWEMDVDGMMDIVKKYDGEPVTEVHITGGVVPKQNLEFYAEFFRRCKEHRPDLHIKGLTPVEYYYIFKKAKLSHYEGMKFMQSCGLDSMPGGGAEIFHPEVREKIADDKCNAEQWLDIHEQAHKLGMHTNATMLYGHIEEYWHRVDHMERLRELQDKTGGFQTFIPLKFRNKDNQMDHVPEVSVIEDLRNYAIARIYLDNFAHIKAYWAMISRNTAQMALSFGVDDIDGTLDDTTKIYSMAGAEEQTPAMSTKELVELIKNVGRHPIERDTLYNVVTDYKDFVFEETNPKKQYYSLPVVNS, encoded by the coding sequence ATGGAAGCAACAGAAAAATTATCGTTTTTATTGAACGACAAAAGTTTATCGAATGAATTAAAGCTAATTGCAGAGAAGGTACTTAATAGCGAGCGTATTACATTTGAAGAAGGTGTATACCTTTATGAAAACGCAGAATTAGGATATTTAGGCGTATTAGCAAATTATATCAGAGAGAAAAAGCACGGAGATTATACCTATTTTAACCGTAATTTCCATATTGAACCAACTAACGTCTGCGTATATGACTGTAAATTTTGTTCCTATTCGAGATTGATCAAGAACAGGACAGAAGGTTGGGAAATGGATGTTGATGGTATGATGGACATCGTGAAAAAATACGATGGCGAGCCTGTAACCGAAGTCCATATCACTGGGGGAGTTGTCCCTAAACAAAACCTTGAGTTTTATGCTGAGTTTTTTAGACGTTGCAAGGAGCATCGTCCTGACCTGCATATCAAAGGTCTGACACCTGTAGAATATTACTACATTTTCAAGAAAGCAAAATTGAGCCATTATGAGGGTATGAAGTTCATGCAATCCTGTGGTTTGGATTCCATGCCGGGTGGTGGTGCTGAGATCTTTCATCCAGAAGTACGGGAGAAGATCGCGGACGATAAATGTAATGCAGAACAATGGCTGGATATCCATGAGCAGGCACATAAATTAGGAATGCATACTAATGCAACCATGTTATATGGTCATATCGAAGAATACTGGCACCGTGTAGACCATATGGAACGCTTAAGGGAATTGCAGGACAAAACAGGGGGATTCCAAACTTTCATTCCATTGAAATTCAGAAACAAGGATAACCAAATGGACCATGTTCCTGAGGTATCCGTTATTGAAGATTTGAGGAATTATGCCATAGCGAGGATTTATCTGGATAATTTTGCCCATATCAAAGCGTATTGGGCGATGATCTCTCGAAATACGGCTCAGATGGCCCTAAGTTTTGGAGTAGATGATATCGATGGCACATTGGATGATACCACCAAGATCTATAGTATGGCAGGTGCAGAAGAACAGACCCCTGCGATGAGTACGAAAGAACTGGTTGAATTGATCAAGAATGTTGGTCGTCATCCGATTGAACGTGATACCCTTTATAATGTGGTCACAGATTATAAAGATTTTGTATTTGAAGAAACCAATCCAAAGAAACAATATTATTCTTTGCCTGTCGTAAATTCATAA
- a CDS encoding acyl transferase, giving the protein MEISDKIFTIQNEIDFNNCAVEIFRFQAKNNLVYQQFLDILKVNPEAIQHYREIPFLPIQFFKSQEVIIEGLEPEVTFSSSGTTGMITSKHLVAKGDLYVKSFRRAFEQFYGKIEGIAIVALLPSYLERSGSSLIYMVDDLINRSNQPESGYFLYNHEDLQRTLNKLKESGTKTVLFGVTYALLDFIEQYRIDFPDLIVMETGGMKGKRKEMIREELHQILCEGFNVKSIHSEYGMTELLSQGYSDGEGLFHTPNWMKILIRDTNDPLSLLDNKKTGAINVIDLANYYSCSFIATQDLGKFHTDGSFEILGRFDNSDIRGCNLLVQ; this is encoded by the coding sequence ATGGAAATTTCGGACAAAATATTCACTATTCAAAATGAAATAGACTTTAACAATTGTGCTGTTGAAATCTTTAGATTCCAAGCCAAGAACAATCTAGTCTATCAGCAATTTCTGGATATTTTAAAAGTGAATCCAGAAGCAATACAGCATTACCGTGAAATCCCTTTTCTCCCTATCCAATTCTTTAAATCGCAGGAAGTAATCATAGAAGGTTTGGAACCGGAAGTGACCTTCTCTTCTTCAGGTACAACAGGTATGATTACCAGCAAACATCTTGTCGCAAAGGGTGATTTGTATGTGAAAAGTTTCAGGAGAGCTTTCGAGCAATTTTATGGTAAGATCGAAGGCATCGCCATAGTAGCCTTATTGCCCTCCTATTTAGAGCGTTCAGGATCATCCCTGATCTATATGGTAGACGACCTCATTAACCGATCTAATCAACCCGAAAGTGGTTATTTCCTATACAACCATGAGGATCTGCAACGAACATTGAACAAACTCAAGGAGTCGGGGACCAAGACTGTCCTATTCGGAGTGACATATGCCCTATTGGATTTCATTGAGCAATACCGAATTGATTTCCCTGACTTGATTGTGATGGAAACAGGTGGGATGAAGGGCAAGAGAAAGGAAATGATCCGTGAGGAATTGCATCAGATATTATGTGAGGGGTTTAATGTGAAGAGCATACATTCTGAATATGGCATGACCGAATTGCTTTCTCAAGGCTATTCTGATGGTGAAGGTTTATTCCATACCCCAAACTGGATGAAAATCTTGATACGTGACACCAATGATCCCCTGTCTTTATTGGACAATAAAAAAACAGGAGCAATAAATGTCATTGATTTAGCCAATTATTATTCCTGTTCCTTTATAGCTACACAAGACCTTGGAAAGTTCCATACAGATGGATCCTTTGAAATCTTGGGTAGGTTTGACAACTCGGATATCCGAGGTTGCAATCTTTTAGTTCAGTAG
- a CDS encoding DUF423 domain-containing protein — protein sequence MNQTVLISGAVLGILSIVLGAFGAHALKKVLSEERLSSFEVGVRYQMYAAITLLIIGFHLDFSSSIENWAYYGLFWGCILFSGSIYILSFKDLLKFNMKFIGPITPLGGLLMIVGWLMLLISFMN from the coding sequence GTGAACCAAACTGTATTAATATCCGGAGCTGTCCTAGGAATTCTTTCCATTGTGCTTGGAGCATTTGGTGCTCATGCCCTAAAGAAGGTGTTATCTGAAGAAAGATTAAGTTCCTTTGAAGTTGGAGTCCGCTACCAAATGTATGCTGCCATTACTTTGCTGATCATTGGTTTTCATCTTGATTTCTCCAGTTCTATTGAAAACTGGGCATATTATGGTCTGTTTTGGGGATGTATCCTGTTTTCAGGAAGCATCTATATCTTGAGCTTTAAGGACCTTTTGAAATTCAATATGAAATTTATTGGACCTATCACCCCTTTGGGCGGTCTGTTGATGATCGTTGGTTGGCTAATGCTCCTAATTTCATTTATGAATTAA
- a CDS encoding malate:quinone oxidoreductase — MGKKTKKTEVDVVLIGGGIMSATLGTLINELSPDINIEIIERLDVVAAESSDAWNNAGTGHSALCELNYTPEQPDGSVKIDKAISIAEQYEISKQFWSYLVEKNIIKNPNHFIRRVPHMSAVFGDRDVQFLKTRFETMTKQNLFKGMEYTEDKTLLNEWVPLMMEGRSADEAIAATKMDIGTDVNFGALTRDLITYLDGKDNIKLSLNQEVKDIDREDDGRWEVEVKDLKTGKKREILAKFVFIGAGGHSLLLLEKSGIPEAKGYGGFPVGGQWLRCNNEEIIKQHHAKVYGKASVGAPPMSVPHLDTRYIDGKQALLFGPYAGFSTKFLKKGSYFDLPASIKLSNIRPMLSAGLDNLPLTKYLITEVMKKPQDKLDSLKQFMPTAKLEDWEIEKAGQRVQVIKKDPKHGGILEFGTEVVSSADGSIAALLGASPGASTSVAIMINLLKRCFPDRAKSDSYRKKLREMIPSWGKKLNDDAELCQSTRNRTSAILQIDK; from the coding sequence ATGGGTAAGAAAACAAAAAAAACGGAGGTTGACGTCGTTCTGATTGGTGGAGGCATCATGAGCGCGACGTTAGGTACGTTAATTAATGAGCTGAGTCCAGATATTAATATTGAGATTATCGAGCGTTTGGATGTTGTTGCTGCAGAGAGTTCAGATGCGTGGAATAATGCCGGTACAGGTCACTCGGCACTTTGTGAACTAAACTATACACCAGAGCAGCCTGATGGAAGTGTGAAAATTGATAAGGCAATCAGTATTGCTGAACAATATGAGATTTCCAAGCAGTTTTGGTCTTACCTAGTAGAGAAGAATATTATCAAGAACCCTAATCATTTTATCCGCCGCGTTCCGCATATGTCGGCCGTTTTTGGCGATAGAGATGTGCAGTTCTTGAAGACCAGATTTGAGACCATGACCAAACAAAATCTATTCAAAGGTATGGAGTATACCGAGGATAAAACTTTGTTGAATGAATGGGTTCCCTTGATGATGGAAGGCAGGTCAGCTGATGAGGCTATTGCTGCTACAAAAATGGATATCGGTACTGATGTGAACTTCGGTGCTTTGACCAGAGATTTGATTACTTACTTGGATGGAAAAGACAATATCAAGTTGTCCTTGAACCAAGAAGTTAAAGATATTGACCGTGAGGATGATGGTAGATGGGAAGTAGAAGTTAAAGATTTGAAAACAGGCAAGAAGAGAGAAATCTTGGCTAAGTTTGTTTTCATCGGTGCAGGTGGACACTCTTTATTGTTGTTGGAGAAATCGGGAATCCCTGAAGCTAAAGGCTATGGTGGTTTCCCTGTTGGAGGACAATGGTTGAGATGCAATAATGAAGAGATCATCAAGCAACACCATGCCAAGGTTTATGGAAAGGCATCAGTAGGTGCTCCTCCGATGTCGGTTCCGCATTTGGATACCCGTTATATCGATGGAAAACAAGCTCTGTTGTTCGGTCCTTATGCAGGTTTCTCGACCAAATTCTTGAAAAAAGGATCTTATTTCGACTTGCCGGCATCCATTAAACTTTCCAATATCCGTCCGATGTTATCGGCAGGATTGGATAACCTACCATTGACTAAATATTTGATCACCGAGGTGATGAAAAAACCTCAGGACAAATTAGATTCCCTGAAACAATTTATGCCAACCGCTAAATTGGAAGATTGGGAAATCGAAAAAGCTGGCCAACGTGTACAGGTTATCAAAAAAGACCCTAAACATGGTGGTATCTTGGAGTTCGGAACTGAGGTAGTTTCCAGTGCCGATGGATCCATTGCTGCCTTATTGGGCGCTTCACCAGGTGCATCAACTTCAGTAGCAATCATGATCAACTTATTGAAAAGATGTTTCCCTGACCGTGCAAAATCTGATTCTTACCGTAAGAAATTGCGTGAGATGATCCCATCTTGGGGCAAGAAGTTAAATGATGACGCCGAGCTGTGTCAATCAACAAGAAATCGTACCTCTGCAATTTTGCAGATCGATAAATAA